The genome window GCCTGTTTCCGCTTTATTTTTGACTGATATAAAAAAGAAATATAATGCCGTTTTTATGGGATGCGGCCATGGTCAAAGCGAGTCTCTTAATATTGAGGGTGAGAACCTGGCGGTAGATGGTTTGAATTTTTTATCCGAATTGCGACAGGGCAAAACCCGGCGGTTGCATGGCAGGGTAGTTGTTTTAGGAGGAGGTAATACTGCAGTCGATGTTGCTCGTTCCGTGCTGCGGCTGGGCGGAACTCCCCTGGTTATATATCGCAGACGCAGAGAAGATATGCCTGCTTTTCCGCAAGATGTGAATATGGCCCTGGAGGAAGGGATCGAACTTCTGGAGTTATATGGACCGGCAAAGATAGAAAAAAACAATAAAGACTACCTGCTGACTTTGCAAAAAATGCATGTTGCCGGTTTGGAAGATGGTAAAAGGGCAGCTATTGAACCTGACGTCGGGAAGACAAAAAAAATAAGCGCTCAAATGGTAGTAAAAGCCATAGGCGCCGGACCAGCCGAAACCTGGCATAAGCCTCCTGTCGCCGGGAAAGATATATTACACTTAAGTAACGCTATATTAAGCTTTGATAATGCCGGTTTTCCTGTTATTTTTGGCGGCGATCTTGCTTCGGAGATCGAAAGTGTTGTGCATGCTGTTGCTTCGGGAAAACATGCAGCCATAGCGCTCGATATTCTTTTTAACAAAGGCAGAAACAAGATTACGAAAAAGATGGAGATTTGCTCTGTGGGCAATGGATCCTCTTTTTCGTTTGAAACATATTTGAACCGGAACCACCGGCCTCGCAGACCTGAAATAGTCAGTTACGAGCAGATTAATACCGATTATTTCAGCAAAGCTCAAAGAATAACAGTTCAGCGGCTTCCCAAAGAGGAAGCGATTAACAGTTTTGCCGAAACAGCGCTGAATATTCCTGAAAACTTTGCGGTACAGGAAGCAGCACGCTGCTTTAATTGCGGAATTTGTACTCAATGTGACAATTGTTTTATTTTTTGTCCTGATGTGGCGGTTATACATGATAAATCAAAGCAGGGACGTCATATAAATTATGATTACTGCAAAGGATGCGGTCTCTGTGTTGCGGAATGCCCAAGAAGCGCAATGACTTTAAAGGGGGAACATCAATGAAGCAGGTTCTGGAAGGAAGTCAGGCGGTGGCGGAAGCTGTCAGGCTGGCCAGAGTCAAAGTAATATCCGCCTATCCTATAACTCCGCAAACACATATAGTGGAATTTTTATCCGATATTTGTGCCACCGGCAGACTTAAGGCTAAATATATTCATGTTGAGAGTGAACATTCCGCCATGGCAGCTTTAATCGGCGCTGCAGCAGCAGGAGTGCGTACCTTTACAGCCTCATCATCCCAGGGTCTTGCCTTGATGCACGAACTGCTCCACTGGACTGCCGGAGCAAGGCTTCCGGTAGTTATGGCGGAAGTAAATCGCGCCCTGGGGGCTCCCTGGAATGTATGGACTGAACAGACAGACAGCCTCGCCCAGAGAGATACTGGATGGATACAGCTATACTGTGAAAATAGCCAGGAAGCCCTGGACACTACAATTCAGGCATTTTATCTGGCGGAATTGGTAAATCTGCCGGTTATGATTGTTCTGGATGCCTTTTATCTTTCTCATACATATGAACCTGTCGATCTGCCTGATCAGGACCAGGTGGATCAATTTCTTCCCGGTTTTACCCCCAAGTTTCAGATGGATACCAAAAATCCCTGCGCCTTTAATCAACTCTCTCCTCCGAATGTTTTGATGGAAATGCGCTATAATATGCAACTGGCAATGGAGCATACCATAAAAAATTTTCCTGATATGGAGGATAAATTTTTTGAAATATTCGGACGACGTTACGGCGCTGTTGAACCTGTTATGTGTGATGATGCAGATATAATACTTGTAACTTCCGGAACCGTCACAAGTACATCCAGAAATATTATACAAAAATTGCGCGACCAAGGAGAAAAGGTCGGCCTGCTGAAGATTAAAATGTTCAGACCTTTTCCGGTTGAGGAGATACGACGGATTTTAGGCCGGGCAGATAAAGTAGCTGTTGTTGACCGTAATTTTTCCTTCGGAGCAAGCGGGATATTTGCACAGGAAATACGCGCGGCCATAAGCGGAATGCCCGGATGCCCTGCTGTTTTCGGATATATCGCCGGTCTTGGAGGCAGAGATATTACATTCGATACGTTACAAGAGATTTACAGGTTAACTAAAAAAGATGAAAAGCCTAAGCTTGACAGCCACTGGATGGAACTACGGGAGGTGGATTATGAAATTGAATGTTGCTGAAAATGAATTTCTGCATTCAGGCCATACCGCCTGTCCCGGATGCGGAGCAGCGATTGCCATGCGTTTTTTTTTAAGAGCTCTCGGAAATAAGACCATGATGGTTATTCCAGCCTGCTGCTGGTCAATAATCGCCGGCGCATATCCGCAATCCAGCCTGCAAGTGCCGCTTATTCATGCAGCTTTTGAAACCGGAGCATCTGTTGCCACAGGGGTTCGCGCTGCGCTTGATATGAAGGGCGATACAGAAACCACAGTGGTCGCCTGGGCAGGTGACGGGGGCACATTCGATATAGGTTTTCAGGCATTAAGCGGCGCAGTTGAGCGCAATGAAAATATAATTTATGTATGTTATGATAACGAAGCTT of Desulfosarcina sp. BuS5 contains these proteins:
- a CDS encoding FAD-dependent oxidoreductase, with the translated sequence MNKNVSQTKFPVYIARSRQTTEVNKTGSWRVMCPEYEEKTSPCSAACPAGEDIALIQMFTTRGLFKKAWEKILMENPFPAVCGRVCYHPCETVCNRKQFDEPVAINSIERFLSDTADKNGYRPSFEKPETKKEKIAIIGAGPAGLSAAWFLSRMGYPCDIFEEKSEPGGILRWGIPPYRLPAGVLQGEIDLIAAAGAEIHCNRPVSALFLTDIKKKYNAVFMGCGHGQSESLNIEGENLAVDGLNFLSELRQGKTRRLHGRVVVLGGGNTAVDVARSVLRLGGTPLVIYRRRREDMPAFPQDVNMALEEGIELLELYGPAKIEKNNKDYLLTLQKMHVAGLEDGKRAAIEPDVGKTKKISAQMVVKAIGAGPAETWHKPPVAGKDILHLSNAILSFDNAGFPVIFGGDLASEIESVVHAVASGKHAAIALDILFNKGRNKITKKMEICSVGNGSSFSFETYLNRNHRPRRPEIVSYEQINTDYFSKAQRITVQRLPKEEAINSFAETALNIPENFAVQEAARCFNCGICTQCDNCFIFCPDVAVIHDKSKQGRHINYDYCKGCGLCVAECPRSAMTLKGEHQ
- the porA gene encoding hypothetical protein, translating into MKQVLEGSQAVAEAVRLARVKVISAYPITPQTHIVEFLSDICATGRLKAKYIHVESEHSAMAALIGAAAAGVRTFTASSSQGLALMHELLHWTAGARLPVVMAEVNRALGAPWNVWTEQTDSLAQRDTGWIQLYCENSQEALDTTIQAFYLAELVNLPVMIVLDAFYLSHTYEPVDLPDQDQVDQFLPGFTPKFQMDTKNPCAFNQLSPPNVLMEMRYNMQLAMEHTIKNFPDMEDKFFEIFGRRYGAVEPVMCDDADIILVTSGTVTSTSRNIIQKLRDQGEKVGLLKIKMFRPFPVEEIRRILGRADKVAVVDRNFSFGASGIFAQEIRAAISGMPGCPAVFGYIAGLGGRDITFDTLQEIYRLTKKDEKPKLDSHWMELREVDYEIECC